A single Syntrophorhabdales bacterium DNA region contains:
- a CDS encoding C45 family autoproteolytic acyltransferase/hydrolase has protein sequence MKKTICAIAVMAVFGLVFFHCATLFAAPDTSAPIRVVVVSGSNYEMGVQYGEQAADLIAANRDVTWQILDNEVTVFKGGPLLGHDGVLKDIQVWTYYIEKYDPQMKEWLRGISKGCKNKGVHISYVDLIALMVLPQELWARPGAPYPSETGVASLQNEKATALAKARTGNRAQASCTSFAATGNATQDHQSMVSLTTGFIEDIKSFVILIAFPDEGERFIDLTMAGRIASNTGMNDKFAWIMTASVTDPRTPCATNWGVTSEVYFHYMLQYAKSPADAMKYLDATPKGGVTGIFLFADKSGDVFAYECSYCGCLKRKPGDLGENKDFVATTNDYNSPAMIPYRIPADWFPDTYVRYNTIFKELSNAPRGTIGLDFAKAAWLSNKWYDAAKKQWNTVVPNDFSQLDMTTDPPTSFVCYVPGNNCEGGEGQVIQFPVRNTTYLQSGGPAGTSIKYYWPDDPKPTGEYTKWQLKNSIDKVAGAASDDAWEMLQAAWSAFTRKASGLNAATRKELTDLLSEATEAWWKGRMAEAAAENTSHGRDKGQVSLWSTALTDYATAQLYSQMVTTKLK, from the coding sequence ATGAAGAAAACGATTTGCGCAATCGCTGTAATGGCTGTTTTTGGTCTGGTCTTTTTTCATTGCGCCACGCTTTTTGCCGCACCAGATACGTCAGCACCCATAAGAGTCGTTGTCGTGTCCGGCAGTAATTACGAGATGGGCGTGCAGTATGGCGAGCAGGCAGCGGACCTTATCGCTGCCAATCGGGACGTAACCTGGCAGATACTCGACAATGAAGTAACCGTCTTCAAAGGCGGCCCGCTCCTGGGTCACGACGGGGTACTCAAAGACATACAAGTCTGGACCTACTACATTGAGAAGTATGACCCTCAGATGAAGGAATGGCTCCGCGGGATATCAAAGGGATGCAAGAACAAGGGCGTCCATATCAGCTACGTTGACCTTATAGCGCTCATGGTTTTACCCCAGGAACTATGGGCTCGCCCGGGCGCACCGTATCCCTCAGAAACCGGCGTGGCTTCCCTGCAGAACGAGAAGGCGACGGCTCTGGCCAAGGCGCGCACCGGTAATCGCGCGCAGGCTTCCTGCACTTCCTTCGCAGCGACCGGAAACGCCACGCAGGACCATCAGTCAATGGTCTCCCTTACAACCGGATTCATCGAAGACATAAAATCGTTTGTTATTCTTATCGCGTTTCCAGATGAGGGCGAGCGTTTTATAGATTTGACCATGGCTGGTAGGATTGCAAGCAACACCGGTATGAATGACAAGTTTGCCTGGATCATGACGGCTTCGGTAACCGATCCCAGGACACCCTGCGCCACAAACTGGGGAGTCACTTCAGAAGTCTACTTTCACTATATGCTGCAGTATGCTAAATCGCCCGCGGACGCAATGAAGTATCTGGACGCAACTCCCAAAGGAGGTGTGACAGGCATCTTTCTTTTTGCGGACAAATCGGGTGATGTGTTTGCATACGAATGCAGCTATTGCGGCTGCCTGAAAAGGAAACCGGGCGATCTCGGAGAGAACAAAGACTTCGTTGCCACTACAAATGATTACAACAGCCCTGCGATGATACCCTACAGAATCCCTGCGGACTGGTTCCCGGACACTTACGTGCGGTACAACACCATTTTCAAGGAACTCTCTAATGCTCCACGTGGAACTATCGGCCTGGACTTTGCCAAAGCCGCATGGTTGTCCAACAAGTGGTACGATGCCGCAAAAAAGCAATGGAACACTGTAGTCCCCAACGACTTCTCTCAGCTTGACATGACTACCGATCCCCCTACCTCCTTCGTCTGCTACGTTCCCGGCAATAACTGCGAGGGCGGCGAGGGCCAGGTGATCCAATTTCCCGTGCGAAATACAACCTATCTCCAATCCGGGGGACCGGCGGGCACGTCAATCAAATATTACTGGCCGGACGATCCCAAACCGACCGGCGAATACACGAAGTGGCAGCTAAAGAATTCTATTGATAAAGTAGCCGGCGCTGCATCCGATGACGCCTGGGAAATGTTGCAGGCCGCTTGGTCTGCTTTCACTCGTAAGGCTTCTGGATTAAATGCTGCTACTCGAAAGGAGCTCACGGATTTGCTCAGTGAGGCGACTGAGGCATGGTGGAAAGGCAGAATGGCAGAAGCGGCCGCGGAAAACACCTCTCACGGTCGCGACAAAGGGCAAGTATCTCTCTGGAGTACTGCACTTACCGACTATGCTACGGCACAGCTCTATTCTCAGATGGTCACGACGAAGCTGAAATAA
- a CDS encoding isochorismatase family cysteine hydrolase, translating into MKITVLLFAVLICCFQTAAYAAPPPAFVPEKGKTALIVVDMQNDFVRDGGILQTKAAKATLGANKKLIDYFHANKMPVIYTRLVDVNDNQRVRLMKVGRPDALKANAIVPGFKRFYPDVQKELDSADVVDEIYPAKGDTVIDKDLFDAFQGTNLDITLKANGIRTVLVTGTVTQICVDSTGKGAFNNGYNAVLISDAISTDASEPYVKELLTNFGRLWGRVMTSDQAIQELSR; encoded by the coding sequence ATGAAAATCACAGTTTTGTTGTTTGCTGTTTTGATCTGCTGTTTCCAGACAGCCGCTTACGCCGCACCGCCGCCTGCATTCGTTCCGGAGAAAGGCAAGACGGCCCTCATCGTGGTTGATATGCAGAATGACTTCGTGAGGGACGGCGGTATCCTCCAAACCAAAGCAGCGAAGGCCACATTGGGTGCCAACAAGAAACTCATAGACTACTTTCACGCCAACAAGATGCCGGTTATCTACACGAGACTTGTCGATGTTAACGACAATCAAAGAGTCCGTCTCATGAAGGTTGGGCGCCCGGATGCGTTAAAAGCAAACGCCATTGTTCCGGGGTTCAAGAGGTTCTACCCGGACGTGCAGAAGGAGCTCGATTCGGCGGATGTGGTGGACGAGATCTACCCCGCAAAAGGGGACACTGTCATCGACAAGGATCTCTTCGACGCGTTCCAAGGGACAAACCTGGATATCACCCTCAAGGCGAACGGAATCCGGACAGTACTGGTCACCGGGACCGTAACGCAGATCTGCGTGGATTCGACAGGCAAAGGCGCTTTCAATAATGGCTATAACGCCGTGCTTATTTCTGATGCAATCTCCACCGATGCTTCGGAGCCTTACGTCAAGGAATTGCTGACTAATTTTGGAAGACTCTGGGGAAGGGTCATGACATCTGACCAGGCGATCCAGGAATTATCGCGCTGA
- a CDS encoding tripartite tricarboxylate transporter substrate-binding protein, producing the protein MRKKPMKQVLSICMMLSVLIAVAVGDLAAAPYYEGKVIRITVGTTPGGGYDAWARIVARHWGNHIPGKPTIVVENIPGAGGLIQIKNLYSATKPDGLTIGHILGGFILGQFLGEPGYDFDGEKFNFIGASYKDNVVLVLSKKSGITSAEKLRASPVPVKVGGLSKGNSSEGALRMAKYIGFPLQIVSGYKGTTEIRIAMESGEVAGGPPGWDSAKTSWLKPDSDEVFVALQFVPKPIKELPKVPRLIEFAKTDEQKKVVEVGVHAVNDFARPFVAPPGVPRERVAMLRKAFDDMVRDPAFLADAAKMKVTVDPATGDELAAEIAAVAKADKAILAKIKTILFE; encoded by the coding sequence ATGAGGAAAAAACCTATGAAGCAGGTGCTGTCGATATGTATGATGCTGTCGGTTTTGATTGCAGTTGCCGTGGGAGATCTTGCTGCTGCTCCGTATTACGAGGGTAAAGTAATCCGGATCACGGTGGGCACAACCCCGGGGGGCGGTTACGATGCGTGGGCCCGTATTGTCGCCAGGCATTGGGGCAACCACATCCCGGGAAAGCCGACCATCGTTGTCGAAAACATCCCGGGAGCCGGGGGGCTTATCCAAATCAAGAATTTGTATTCGGCGACCAAGCCTGACGGCCTCACAATCGGCCACATCCTCGGTGGTTTCATATTAGGACAGTTCCTGGGAGAGCCTGGTTATGACTTTGACGGTGAGAAGTTCAATTTCATCGGTGCCTCTTACAAGGACAACGTCGTACTAGTACTTAGCAAGAAGAGCGGCATCACTTCCGCGGAGAAACTGCGGGCCTCACCCGTGCCCGTCAAAGTGGGTGGCCTGTCAAAGGGGAACTCCTCCGAGGGTGCCCTGCGAATGGCGAAGTACATCGGCTTCCCACTCCAGATCGTCTCCGGTTACAAAGGCACTACCGAAATCCGCATTGCCATGGAGAGCGGAGAGGTTGCAGGAGGACCTCCAGGCTGGGACAGCGCGAAAACCAGCTGGCTCAAACCCGATTCAGACGAGGTGTTCGTGGCACTGCAGTTTGTTCCGAAGCCCATCAAAGAACTTCCAAAGGTTCCGAGGTTGATAGAGTTCGCCAAGACAGATGAGCAGAAAAAGGTCGTAGAGGTCGGAGTTCATGCTGTGAATGACTTCGCTCGGCCTTTCGTTGCGCCTCCGGGCGTCCCTAGGGAGCGCGTGGCAATGCTGCGCAAGGCCTTCGACGACATGGTGAGGGACCCGGCATTCCTCGCCGATGCCGCGAAAATGAAGGTCACGGTAGACCCGGCGACTGGTGACGAACTGGCCGCTGAGATTGCTGCGGTCGCCAAGGCAGACAAGGCGATCCTCGCGAAGATCAAGACGATTCTCTTCGAATGA
- a CDS encoding ABC transporter substrate-binding protein, translated as MRPGSSKSVWIGLALCIGLFFLWSANASAAEQPPIRVGILLPYTGVNALAAKLTNDGAELYFDEIGRKAGGRTIQIVKEDTELNPTVGLTKVRRLVEEQKVNFIIGPLSSAVGLAIHDYIRRQKVVQINPVATAKELTSPDKASENVFRVCETADQSSFTMGKWVYKNTAYRNMVLSSADWAAGHDSLDAFKAGFTEAGGKILKEVYPKMGTMDFAPFLSVIDVKGADAVYTFYTGTDAVRFVQQYEEFGLKKRLPLLGHNVLTDDPYLASIGDPALGIITIGHYSAALDTPKSRAFVKAYTAKYGEPPSRYAEYGYTAANVIGAAIASLKGDVQDPTRVAKEVMQIAPKIETPAGPLAFDKYHQRIMTMYILKVEKKDGKLVNAVIDRIPGVAQADVWKYWQHK; from the coding sequence ATGAGGCCTGGGAGCAGTAAATCGGTGTGGATTGGTCTTGCTTTATGCATTGGTCTCTTTTTTCTTTGGAGCGCAAACGCATCGGCCGCCGAGCAGCCGCCGATTAGAGTAGGGATACTCCTCCCCTATACCGGCGTGAACGCGCTGGCAGCGAAGCTGACGAATGACGGTGCAGAGTTATACTTCGACGAGATCGGCAGAAAGGCAGGCGGGCGCACCATCCAGATAGTCAAGGAGGATACCGAGCTTAACCCGACTGTTGGCTTGACGAAAGTGCGGCGTCTGGTTGAAGAACAAAAAGTTAACTTCATCATAGGCCCTCTCAGCAGTGCCGTAGGTCTAGCCATTCACGATTACATCCGCAGGCAGAAAGTAGTCCAGATAAACCCTGTTGCCACCGCGAAAGAATTGACCTCCCCGGATAAAGCGAGCGAAAACGTTTTCCGCGTGTGCGAGACAGCCGACCAGAGCAGTTTTACCATGGGAAAATGGGTCTACAAGAATACCGCCTACCGCAATATGGTGCTTTCGTCCGCTGACTGGGCGGCAGGACATGATTCGCTGGACGCATTTAAGGCGGGCTTTACGGAGGCCGGAGGGAAGATCCTGAAAGAAGTGTATCCCAAGATGGGCACCATGGATTTCGCGCCCTTCTTGAGCGTCATTGATGTCAAGGGTGCGGACGCGGTGTATACGTTCTATACCGGCACAGATGCTGTACGCTTCGTGCAACAGTATGAGGAGTTCGGGCTAAAGAAAAGGCTTCCCCTTCTCGGTCACAACGTCCTGACCGATGATCCCTATCTGGCAAGCATTGGAGACCCTGCTCTCGGTATCATCACGATCGGCCATTACTCCGCAGCCCTGGATACTCCCAAAAGCCGGGCGTTCGTAAAGGCGTACACCGCCAAATACGGTGAGCCCCCTTCCAGGTATGCTGAGTACGGTTACACCGCTGCGAATGTAATCGGAGCAGCAATTGCGTCCCTCAAAGGCGATGTTCAGGATCCCACCCGCGTAGCCAAGGAGGTCATGCAGATAGCGCCTAAGATCGAAACCCCTGCGGGTCCGCTTGCTTTTGACAAGTATCACCAGAGGATCATGACCATGTACATACTGAAAGTGGAAAAAAAGGACGGAAAGCTGGTCAATGCTGTTATCGATAGAATACCAGGAGTAGCCCAGGCCGATGTCTGGAAATACTGGCAACACAAGTAG
- a CDS encoding trypsin-like peptidase domain-containing protein gives MSLSLLLNGRSLILLFFVVTFMGGPALLVAPCPSQAAPSVDLSTAIVEIAKKTIPAVAHIEVTERQEVANPFLPFEGDPFFRYFFGNPKMPKKFKREVRGLGTGMIIDARGHILTNYHVAGGATKIEVVLANGKHYQAKLVGGDPKTDLAVIEIPTKEQLPYVTFGDSDKVEVGEWVVAIGHPRGLDQTVTQGIISAKHRRGITDPTSYQDFLQTDAPINPGNSGGPLLNLRGEVIGVNAAIASESGGSEGIGFAIPSNIAQHISKLLIAHGKVERGWLGVGVQDLTQELAKSAGVDTLKGAYVSEVVKGGPAERAGLKKGDIVVAYQGKEIADASSLRNEAANTPIGSDARVTILRAGKKHDLTIHIGSLQEATKILAASLKERLGAEFRAVTPQEVSKYGLESNQGVAITRVDAKGPLGEVGFEPGDLILQIEGQTISSLENFIELVSSLKPGVRVTLVAVDHRSGNAGQVQVTVR, from the coding sequence GTGTCACTTTCTCTACTTCTGAATGGTCGTTCTTTGATCCTGCTTTTCTTCGTCGTCACGTTCATGGGGGGACCGGCTCTTCTGGTAGCGCCCTGTCCCTCGCAAGCAGCCCCTTCTGTTGATCTGAGTACAGCCATCGTGGAGATCGCAAAGAAGACCATCCCTGCCGTTGCCCATATCGAAGTAACCGAGCGCCAGGAAGTGGCAAACCCCTTTCTTCCCTTCGAGGGCGACCCTTTTTTCCGCTACTTTTTCGGTAATCCCAAGATGCCCAAGAAATTCAAGCGCGAGGTAAGGGGACTGGGGACCGGCATGATTATTGATGCTCGCGGCCATATCCTGACCAACTATCACGTGGCAGGCGGCGCGACAAAGATTGAGGTAGTCCTTGCCAATGGAAAGCACTACCAGGCGAAGCTCGTTGGAGGAGACCCGAAAACAGACCTCGCAGTCATAGAGATCCCAACCAAGGAACAGCTTCCTTACGTAACCTTTGGAGATTCGGACAAGGTAGAAGTCGGCGAATGGGTGGTGGCCATAGGTCACCCGCGTGGTCTGGATCAGACCGTGACGCAGGGCATTATCAGCGCAAAGCACCGCCGCGGCATTACCGATCCGACGAGCTATCAGGATTTTTTGCAGACAGATGCCCCCATCAACCCGGGGAACAGCGGCGGCCCCCTTCTCAATTTGAGGGGTGAAGTGATCGGCGTCAATGCTGCGATTGCATCGGAGTCCGGAGGTTCCGAGGGAATCGGTTTCGCGATACCGAGCAACATAGCCCAACACATCAGCAAGCTACTGATCGCGCATGGCAAAGTCGAGCGAGGCTGGCTGGGGGTTGGCGTACAGGATCTCACTCAGGAACTTGCCAAATCGGCAGGTGTCGACACTCTCAAGGGCGCCTACGTGAGTGAGGTCGTCAAAGGAGGACCGGCCGAAAGAGCCGGTCTGAAAAAGGGCGACATTGTTGTTGCTTACCAGGGAAAGGAGATTGCGGACGCGAGTTCCCTCCGGAACGAAGCGGCCAATACACCCATAGGCAGCGACGCTCGTGTCACTATTCTGCGCGCCGGCAAAAAACATGACCTTACAATCCACATCGGAAGCTTGCAGGAGGCGACCAAGATTCTGGCTGCCTCGCTCAAAGAGCGTTTGGGAGCTGAGTTTCGTGCTGTCACGCCCCAGGAAGTGAGCAAGTACGGGCTTGAAAGCAACCAGGGCGTTGCGATCACACGGGTCGACGCGAAAGGGCCGCTGGGAGAGGTTGGTTTCGAACCAGGGGATCTCATCCTTCAGATTGAAGGACAAACAATCAGCAGCCTCGAGAATTTCATCGAGCTCGTCAGCTCATTAAAACCGGGCGTTCGTGTCACCCTGGTCGCGGTGGATCACAGGAGTGGCAACGCGGGTCAGGTGCAGGTAACAGTGCGATGA
- a CDS encoding DUF3467 domain-containing protein: MDIGKGGAEQIQINTTDELSRGRYANSMIVGHGPEEFTIDWLLQSHNGAHLVSRIIVTPGHMKRIVKALEENLFRYEQNFGEIRIVEPPPTMVQ, translated from the coding sequence ATGGACATAGGAAAAGGCGGAGCAGAACAGATACAGATCAACACGACCGACGAGTTGTCGAGAGGGCGATACGCCAACAGCATGATTGTGGGGCATGGGCCGGAGGAATTCACCATCGACTGGTTGCTTCAGTCACACAATGGGGCCCACCTTGTCTCGCGAATCATCGTGACCCCGGGGCACATGAAACGCATCGTGAAGGCTCTTGAAGAAAACCTCTTCAGGTACGAACAGAATTTCGGCGAGATCCGGATAGTGGAGCCGCCTCCAACAATGGTCCAATGA